The Barnesiella intestinihominis YIT 11860 DNA window AGCTCACTACTCATTCCCATAGTTGCAGGAAACGTAGATTTCAAAGTATCGAACTGTTCTATTTTGGCGATGCCGTGAGTCAGCATCATGAAACCGATAAACACCCGTAACCCTAGTTTTGCCCAATCGGACAATCGTTCACACAACAAAAAGCGGGAGACCGTTTTAGCGAAATTCTTCATATTCAATTTTGTTAATTCAATATTTAAATAACAACCGAATTGCTCAAATAGATTAAATAGAAAAGACTTTGTGGTCGATTCTTCCTTTTTCAGGTGTTATTGGGTCAAAAAAACCTATGCTCACGCACAGAGGGGATCTCAAATGGACGATTCACATCGTTTACACAGAATCAAAACCACAAAGTCTTTTTACTTATTTTCCTTCAATATCTTTTCTACTTCTTCCAGCGAAGTATTGCGCAATATTATTTTCTTATCTTTATCCACCAAATACAAAGCAGGCATAATCCTCAAATCGAAATAACGGTCTCCATTTTCCATAGAAGCCACCACCCACTCTTTGGGATATTTCTCAACACTGCCCAACCATTCGTCCGTCTCTCCATCGGGATAAACCGACAAAATAACGAGTCGTCCTTCTCTTATTTCCTTCAATAAGGCCTGCGAAACACTCAACCTCAAAGTAGTCAACGAGCAATCATCGCATTCGGGATCGTTAATATATAACAGGACAAAAGGAGCTTTTAATTTCTTAACACGGAACTTCTTTTCTTTTCCCGGTAATTTATATTCAAAGTCGGTCAATTCCATTCCCAATTGGTTTTTAGTCAAAACATCATATTGATAGGAATAACGCAACTTACGTAACTTATCCACTTTTTTCGAATCGAGCACCGCTTTTACAAACGGCAAATAGGCTTCCTCGCTAACTAAATGCCCCTCTCCACTATATAGATATTTATCGGCTATATCGGCATACATCAACAATATATCTTCATCGCTCGAAGCCCGCCTCAATAAAATATCAATAGATTTCAATGTGCTCTCTCGTGAAGCGATACGCATAATAGAGGTAAAATCGACGAAAGCCTGTTCCGGAATTTCCCTCGCATCCAAATATGCGCGGTTTTCAATATCAAAATTATCCCAATAATGGGCAATTAAATATTCGCTTCTAACATCGGGCGTCACCAAACTATCGGGAATATCGGGCAACTGATATGGACGGACAGACTCTTCTTGTGCCTCCGACATTACAAAGGTACATGCGAATATACACAACAGAATTTTTCTTACCATAAAATTTCCCATATAACTAACCCAAGAGTAGGAGCAAACACCCTTGACTATATCGATGTATAATCCGTTTTTGCATCGGTTGCAAATATACACAAATTATCGTAAACAGCAACCCATTTGACTTTTATATTTAGTTCATTCGTACTAAATATAAAATATTAAATAATTTCTATACTAAAAAACAGCCCGATTATTTTTTTAGATTTTTTTATTTTCCCACTTTCCCCATTTCATATAAGCCGCCGAAAATAAAAGGATTCCAATGGCATAGATATGCTCTGTCGTCCAGCAAATAGCAACATCGACCCTCAGATAAAATATCATAATCGCCACATAGACGACATAGAGCACCAGCGCCATCAGTTCCAAAATAAACGCAGCACGAGTATTGCCTGTCCCCGAAACCGACTGAAAATAGACATTCCCCGGAACTATAAAAATATAGGCAGAACAAAGGACAAACAGAGACGGAAGCGATGCCGAAATAAGATCGGGCATATCGGTGTAAATGCGCAAGATCCAATTGGGACAAAGGATAAAAAACAATATAATCAGAAACACAAACAAATATGCCATACGGATACACTGATTCAACGTGCCCCGTACATAGCGAGTATTTCCAGCTCCTATCAAATTACTGATGAGCGTACTACATGTCGAAGAGAACGTAATGACAATCATAAAAGGCAGGGCCGATACGTTACGAATAATATTCGTTATGGCCAACGATCGCTCGCCCAGATGTTCCACAGCGATAAAAAACAGGAACCACGTAGACATGGATATAAAATTTTGAACCATCGTCCATACAGAAATATTCAAAATATTTCCCAAAGGTTCTCCATTCCGCAAACCGAAGCGATTTAATCCATATTTTTTGACATCGACTCGTACACGAGTGTAAACGACAAAGAAAATTACCGATACCAACTCGGCCAAAGAAGAACCGATGGCGGCTCCTGCAATTCCCATAGCCGGAAATCCCAATTTCCCGAAAACCAGAATGTAATTAAACACGACATTCGACAATACCATGACAATCGAATTGAGTGTCAGAGTCTTTGTTTGGGTTGTTCCCACGAAAAAGGCGCGGAACATCACGGCTACGAATGAAAAGAAAAATCCATATACCCGCCAGCGAATATAACTTACGGCAGCTTCATGAACATGAGGCGAATCGATAAATCGTTCGAGAATCAAAGGCGAAACGAAATGAGAAGAGACAAACAGCACCAACGCTACTCCCAGCAAAAAATAGGTTCCCTTATAAAATATCGGGCCTATCTTCGCATAATTTCCTTCTCCGTTTCTCCGCCCCATAATGATTTGCGCTCCCAAGCTAAACCCGAAAGCAATCATATAAAATGTCATGTAATAGACTCCGGCAATGGCCGAAGCTCCCAATTCGACTTCACCGACACGCCCCATAAAGGCGGTATCGGTCATGCCGATGAGTTGCTCCATAACGAGACTGATAAGAATCGGATAGGCAATGAACCAAATCTGTTTATAGCTGAATTTTACCGGATTATTTCCCATACTCTTTCAAATAAGCCTCGGCGGCTTCACAAAGATCGTTATACCACTTTTCTCCAAACCTGCGAATCAACGGTTCTTTCAAAAATTCGTAAACCCTCACTTTTTCCCGGCGGCCCAATACTTCGGCGGCCTTGCAAATTTTCCAACGGTGATAATTTACCGCCGCAAAGTCTTTGTATTCTTTCAAACGCACAGGATACAGATGACAGGAAACAGGCTTGTAAAAATCGATTTTCCCCTCTCGAAACGCTTTCTCTACGGCACATTGGCACATTCCGTTTTTACCGTAACAGGTAAAAACACAATCCTTACCATTCACGATAGATGTCACCAAATCGCCCTCTTCATCGACATAGGCAACTCCTTGCCGTTCGATAACGGCCTTCGCTTCGGGTAACAAATCGTCCCAGATAACCGGAAGAATTTCTTTCAGTTTACGACATTCTTCCTCGGAGACCGGAGCGCCGGCATCTCCCTCAATACAGCATGCCCCCAAACATTTTTCGAGATCACAGATAAAAAAGCGTTCTATGACATCGAGGCTCACCAGCGCACTACCTACTTGCAGCATAATTTCTTCGGATTCTATCGTTTTCATCTATCTTTATGAGGAAGAAAAGCCGGAACGCAAAGCATACGTTCCGGCATATCGTCATCGTCGATCGTTGTTATTTCAACAAATCATGTCCTGTCATTTCGGCCGGCTGAGGCAATCCCATGATGTGGCAAATCGAGGGAGCTACATCGGCCAAAATACCATCTTCGACCCGTGCGTTCTTGTTCTCCGTCACATAAACGAAAGGCACAGGATTCAACGAGTGAGCCGTATTGGGTGTTCCATCGGCATTCTCGGCATTGTCAGCATTACCGTGATCAGCTATGATAATCACTTCGTAACCGTTGGCCTTAGCAGCCTCGACGGTATCGCGCACACAAGCATCGATAGCCACGACAGCTTTTTCGATAGCCGAATAGACACCTGTATGTCCCACCATATCGCCGTTAGCATAGTTCACGACAATGAAGTCGTATTTATTTTCGTCGATGGCGGCTACCAATTTATCTTTCACTTCATAGGCACTCATCTCGGGTTTCAAGTCATAGGTAGCTACTTTGGGAGAAGGAACCAAAATACGATCCTCTCCCTCGAACGGAGTTTCGCGACCGCCGTTAAAGAAGAAAGTAACATGGGCGTATTTCTCGGTTTCGGCAATGTGCAACTGGGTTTTATGCGATTTCGACAAATACTCGCCCAACGTGTTATGTACATTCTCTTTGTCGAAAAGAATATGAACACCCTTGAACGAGGCATCGTAAGGCGTCATGCAATAGTATTGCAAACCGGGAATCGTGTGCATACCGGCCTCGGGCATATCTTGCTGCGTGAGCACAATCGTCAGCTCTTTGGCGCGGTCGTTACGGTAATTGAAGAAAATAACCACGTCGCCCTCCTTGATTCGCCCGTCGCAAGTCGTGTTTACGATAGGTTTGATAAATTCGTCGGTTACATCGGCATCATACGATTCCTGCATGGCTTGCACCATATTATCCGATTTACGACCGATACCGTTTACCAAAAGGTCATAGGCTTCTTTCACCCGCTCCCAGCGTTTGTCGCGGTCCATCGCATAATATCGTCCGATAATAGAGGCTATCTTTCCGGCCGATTTAGCGCAATGAGCCTCCAACTCCTCGATAAATCCTTTACCGCTGCGAGGATCGGTGTCACGACCGTCCATGAAGCAGTGGATAAACGTATTTTCCAAACCATATTCTTTGGCGATGTCGCACAACTTGAACAAATGATCCAGCGAACTGTGCACCCCTCCATTAGAGGTCAGCCCCATAAAGTGGATATTCTTACCGTTGTCACGCGCATAAGAGAACGCAGAGACAATTTCTTTGTTCTGTAAAATGGAATTGTCGGCACAGGCTTTGTTGATCTTCACCAAATCTTGATAGACGATACGTCCTGCACCGATATTGAGGTGACCTACTTCGGAATTTCCCATCTGACCATCGGGCAAACCCACATTCTCGCCACTTGCTTGCAACTGCGAATGAGGATAGGTTTTCAACAAATAGTCCCAATAAGGAGTGGGGGTATTATAAATCACATCTGCGTGCGAATGATTACCGATGCCCCAGCCGTCGAGAATCATCAATAGTGCTTTTTTACTCATCTTCTATATCTATTTAGAGTTATCTAATTTCATATATCAACCGACAAAAACAATGCCGAACTTTCCGAAGAGAAACTCTCTACCCCGACATCTTTGCTTTCTCCGGATATCCCCTGCCAAATTGCGGGACAAAGATAGCGAAAGATGAACACAGAGACAAACGGAAATCTCATTTCCGACTTGGCTATGCCGAACCGTATCCTATCTTCGTAGTGACAAAGATACGAAAAACCAAGAGCAGAAACAAATTTACTTGATTATACCGAGAGGAATATTATATTCAATTTATTTCAACAATCTTTTTAACTTCTGCCCCAAAAACAAAAATCCCCGAAGGTTGCTTTACACCCCCCGAGGATTTTTCCTATCGTGCATTTACCGCTTTACGATTTTATACGTCCTGTTCTGGATACGACACAAGTACACACCTCGTTTGAGAGCCGACATGTCGAAAGTCATAGCCCCACCGTAGGCCCTGTCCGAAAGCACCAACCGACCGGTCATATCGTACAAGGTAATAGATGTTCCCGTGGTTACCCCCTCGATATGCAACATATCGTCTACGGGATTGGGATAAATCGACACTTGGTCTGCTTCATGCTCCTCCACGGCATCGACATAGTGCACCGACACATGGCAAGTAGCCGTCAGTGCCCCATCGTTCAACGATACGGTAATATCGGCCTCGCCCTCTTTGTTTGAATGAACAATCCCGGTTTCAGAAACCGTGGCTACCATCTCGTTACTGCTTGTCCAACGAAGGCCCGAAAAAGTAGCATGCTCGGGATAGACCGTAGCCAACAGAGACAAGGCTTCATCTTCACGGGTTATCTGGTAACTCTCTATATCGAGTATTAACTTTGTAGGAGCCACATCAGGGAAAGTCTCTATCGTATAGAAAAAACGCCACGGAGCCGTACGACGATAAACCTCCTCGGCCGATGCCGGCACCACCAGAGTGCCATCGAGAGTAACTGTTGAAAATGTAGTCATCGTCGCTTCCGGGGGAGTAGCGCCCAAGCAAATAACCTTTGACAAATTTTTACAACCCGAAACATCTTGCATGGTCAATATCATACTACCAACTGTCAACGTCGACAAATAGGCACACTCATTAAACTGCGGCGCACCACTAATCTTCCGCCCTATATATAGTGTATCAATCATCATATTGCCACCATTGAAACACTTGCCTTCAATCAAAATAGGCCGATTCCCATCTTTTAGTTCCAATGATGAAACAGAGTCACAGTCCACAAACGACGAAAGAATAGAATCTACCGAAGCGGGTATAGACAAAGACTTTAACCGTCTACACTCCCCAAAAGCCTCAACACCTATTTTTTTAACTGAATTACCTATCGCAAGGTACTTCATATTGCTACACCCCTTAAAAGCATAGTCTTCTATACGTTCTACCTCATCGGGAATGGAAACAGATTGCAAACGACTACAAGAAGCAAAGGCAGATGTGCCTATGGTTGTTACACACTGAGGTATGTTTACTACTGTCAATCCTGTACAACCTTGAAAGAGAGAAGCCTCTATCCGCAATAAATTTTCTGGCAAAACGACACTTGTTAAACCGGTACAACCCTCGAAAGCACCTTCTCCAATATCCTTAATATTCATCAAATCGAGGGTACCCTGCAAAGGACAACCCTTATATGCATAAGCTCCTATTTGCGAAACGCTCTTTGGAAGAGAAATCTGCTTCAACTGAGTGCAACCATAAAAGGCCGTGTCACCTATTACTTCCAAACCCTCGGGCAATACAATCTCAGTTAATTGGTTACAATTTCTAAAAGCCGATTTACCTATCCGTTTCACCTCTTCGGCTACTCGATAAATCCCCGAAAAATTTTTAGGGCAATACAACAATTCTCTCTTATCCTTACTATACAGCACGCCATCCTCAACCATAAAATAGGGATTCTCTTCGTCAACAGTAATCGAGGTCAAAGAATCGGAGTTCAAAAATACATTCTCCCCTATCGTTTCTACCGATTTTCCCAAATGCACATGAGTCAGTCCAATACAGTTAGCAAACGCATAATTGCCTATTGTCTTTACCTTATCGGGAATAACAAGATCTCGCAACGAATAACACCCATAAAATCCATAATCACTTATTCCTAATAAGGCTTCCGGTAAATCAATTGATTTAATTCGACTGTAAGCCAAACTACCCAAAGAGCTGAGTGTATTCGGCAATTCCAGAGACGTTATCTTACTCACACAGGAATAATAATCCGGATAACTCGATGAAAAACTTGTAACTCTAAAAACTTGCCTATTATAAGTTATAGTTTCAGGGATCGTTACAGCACCTCTATAAACAAACGGTTGCCAACCCACTCTAAATTCCATATAAAGAGTCACAACGTTTGCTGTTTTTTCACTTTCAAAAACATAATACATTATATTATCAGATTGATAATAAGGATATTCTGGTGGATATCCAAACGAAGGTGACATGTACAACATGGAC harbors:
- a CDS encoding DUF5106 domain-containing protein yields the protein MVRKILLCIFACTFVMSEAQEESVRPYQLPDIPDSLVTPDVRSEYLIAHYWDNFDIENRAYLDAREIPEQAFVDFTSIMRIASRESTLKSIDILLRRASSDEDILLMYADIADKYLYSGEGHLVSEEAYLPFVKAVLDSKKVDKLRKLRYSYQYDVLTKNQLGMELTDFEYKLPGKEKKFRVKKLKAPFVLLYINDPECDDCSLTTLRLSVSQALLKEIREGRLVILSVYPDGETDEWLGSVEKYPKEWVVASMENGDRYFDLRIMPALYLVDKDKKIILRNTSLEEVEKILKENK
- a CDS encoding leucine-rich repeat protein, producing MKKVVVLLILSMLYMSPSFGYPPEYPYYQSDNIMYYVFESEKTANVVTLYMEFRVGWQPFVYRGAVTIPETITYNRQVFRVTSFSSSYPDYYSCVSKITSLELPNTLSSLGSLAYSRIKSIDLPEALLGISDYGFYGCYSLRDLVIPDKVKTIGNYAFANCIGLTHVHLGKSVETIGENVFLNSDSLTSITVDEENPYFMVEDGVLYSKDKRELLYCPKNFSGIYRVAEEVKRIGKSAFRNCNQLTEIVLPEGLEVIGDTAFYGCTQLKQISLPKSVSQIGAYAYKGCPLQGTLDLMNIKDIGEGAFEGCTGLTSVVLPENLLRIEASLFQGCTGLTVVNIPQCVTTIGTSAFASCSRLQSVSIPDEVERIEDYAFKGCSNMKYLAIGNSVKKIGVEAFGECRRLKSLSIPASVDSILSSFVDCDSVSSLELKDGNRPILIEGKCFNGGNMMIDTLYIGRKISGAPQFNECAYLSTLTVGSMILTMQDVSGCKNLSKVICLGATPPEATMTTFSTVTLDGTLVVPASAEEVYRRTAPWRFFYTIETFPDVAPTKLILDIESYQITREDEALSLLATVYPEHATFSGLRWTSSNEMVATVSETGIVHSNKEGEADITVSLNDGALTATCHVSVHYVDAVEEHEADQVSIYPNPVDDMLHIEGVTTGTSITLYDMTGRLVLSDRAYGGAMTFDMSALKRGVYLCRIQNRTYKIVKR
- the gpmI gene encoding 2,3-bisphosphoglycerate-independent phosphoglycerate mutase, which produces MSKKALLMILDGWGIGNHSHADVIYNTPTPYWDYLLKTYPHSQLQASGENVGLPDGQMGNSEVGHLNIGAGRIVYQDLVKINKACADNSILQNKEIVSAFSYARDNGKNIHFMGLTSNGGVHSSLDHLFKLCDIAKEYGLENTFIHCFMDGRDTDPRSGKGFIEELEAHCAKSAGKIASIIGRYYAMDRDKRWERVKEAYDLLVNGIGRKSDNMVQAMQESYDADVTDEFIKPIVNTTCDGRIKEGDVVIFFNYRNDRAKELTIVLTQQDMPEAGMHTIPGLQYYCMTPYDASFKGVHILFDKENVHNTLGEYLSKSHKTQLHIAETEKYAHVTFFFNGGRETPFEGEDRILVPSPKVATYDLKPEMSAYEVKDKLVAAIDENKYDFIVVNYANGDMVGHTGVYSAIEKAVVAIDACVRDTVEAAKANGYEVIIIADHGNADNAENADGTPNTAHSLNPVPFVYVTENKNARVEDGILADVAPSICHIMGLPQPAEMTGHDLLK
- a CDS encoding MATE family efflux transporter, with translation MGNNPVKFSYKQIWFIAYPILISLVMEQLIGMTDTAFMGRVGEVELGASAIAGVYYMTFYMIAFGFSLGAQIIMGRRNGEGNYAKIGPIFYKGTYFLLGVALVLFVSSHFVSPLILERFIDSPHVHEAAVSYIRWRVYGFFFSFVAVMFRAFFVGTTQTKTLTLNSIVMVLSNVVFNYILVFGKLGFPAMGIAGAAIGSSLAELVSVIFFVVYTRVRVDVKKYGLNRFGLRNGEPLGNILNISVWTMVQNFISMSTWFLFFIAVEHLGERSLAITNIIRNVSALPFMIVITFSSTCSTLISNLIGAGNTRYVRGTLNQCIRMAYLFVFLIILFFILCPNWILRIYTDMPDLISASLPSLFVLCSAYIFIVPGNVYFQSVSGTGNTRAAFILELMALVLYVVYVAIMIFYLRVDVAICWTTEHIYAIGILLFSAAYMKWGKWENKKI
- a CDS encoding DUF3109 family protein, translating into MLQVGSALVSLDVIERFFICDLEKCLGACCIEGDAGAPVSEEECRKLKEILPVIWDDLLPEAKAVIERQGVAYVDEEGDLVTSIVNGKDCVFTCYGKNGMCQCAVEKAFREGKIDFYKPVSCHLYPVRLKEYKDFAAVNYHRWKICKAAEVLGRREKVRVYEFLKEPLIRRFGEKWYNDLCEAAEAYLKEYGK